A portion of the Celeribacter baekdonensis genome contains these proteins:
- a CDS encoding radical SAM protein gives MKDATKDIMQDVDAPLRAANLGKFQDPKWTAKGEARATVALTDPQTLWFNTGTLCNITCVNCYIDSSPTNDALAYLTTAEINAYLSELDSLDWGLREIAFTGGEPFMNPDMISMARAALVRGYEVLILTNAMQPMQRPHVKTGLVALERDFPGKLTLRVSLDHWSETNHDEMRGAGSFQKTLAGMDWARDAGLTLAVAARSLWHETEAEARAGFARLFAERDYKIDAQHPAKTVIFPEMDMSVEVPEITTACWGILHKSPRDVMCASSRMVVKRKGAEPSVVACTLLPYAPEFELGATLREASGEVALNHPHCAKFCVLGGASCSA, from the coding sequence ATGAAAGACGCGACGAAAGACATAATGCAAGACGTGGACGCCCCGCTCCGGGCCGCCAATCTCGGCAAATTCCAAGACCCCAAATGGACCGCCAAAGGCGAGGCACGGGCCACGGTCGCCCTCACTGATCCGCAAACCCTGTGGTTCAATACGGGCACCTTGTGCAATATCACCTGCGTCAATTGTTATATCGACAGCTCGCCGACCAATGATGCGCTTGCTTACCTCACGACCGCGGAGATCAACGCGTATTTGTCCGAGCTTGACAGCTTAGATTGGGGTCTGCGCGAGATTGCCTTTACCGGCGGCGAGCCTTTTATGAACCCGGATATGATCTCTATGGCGCGGGCGGCCCTTGTGCGGGGCTATGAGGTCTTGATCCTGACCAATGCGATGCAGCCGATGCAGCGCCCGCATGTCAAAACCGGGCTGGTGGCCTTGGAACGTGACTTTCCCGGCAAGCTGACGCTGCGGGTGTCGCTGGATCATTGGTCCGAGACCAACCATGACGAAATGCGCGGCGCGGGCAGTTTTCAAAAGACCTTGGCCGGTATGGATTGGGCGCGGGATGCGGGACTGACGCTCGCGGTGGCGGCCCGTTCGCTTTGGCATGAAACCGAGGCCGAGGCGCGGGCCGGATTTGCCCGTCTCTTTGCCGAACGTGACTATAAGATCGACGCGCAACACCCCGCAAAAACAGTGATTTTTCCCGAAATGGACATGTCCGTCGAAGTGCCTGAAATCACCACCGCCTGTTGGGGCATCCTGCATAAATCGCCGCGCGATGTGATGTGCGCCTCAAGCCGGATGGTGGTCAAACGCAAAGGGGCTGAGCCGTCGGTTGTGGCCTGTACGCTCTTGCCCTACGCGCCGGAATTTGAACTGGGCGCGACCTTGCGCGAGGCCTCTGGCGAGGTGGCGCTCAATCATCCGCATTGTGCGAAATTCTGTGTCTTGGGTGGGGCGTCCTGTTCGGCTTGA
- a CDS encoding alpha/beta hydrolase — protein MKDSLSGRVNSIVVFVHGYGADGKDLLGLADPLGEHMPDTVFFSPDAPERCTGNPMGYQWFPIPWIDGSSEEESRDGMMRAVDELNDYLDNIMVDYGIEADQLALVGFSQGTMMSLHVAPRREDAMACVVGFSGRLLEPEMLGDEMRVKMPVLLLHGDEDDVVPPQALPEAGQALQDAGFETYAHIMRGTGHGISPDGLSVALAFLREKLGYDVPAKG, from the coding sequence ATGAAAGACAGCCTGTCGGGCCGGGTGAATTCCATTGTCGTGTTCGTGCATGGCTATGGCGCGGATGGCAAAGACCTTTTGGGGCTGGCGGACCCTTTGGGCGAACATATGCCCGATACGGTGTTTTTCTCGCCGGATGCGCCGGAGCGCTGCACCGGAAATCCGATGGGATACCAATGGTTTCCGATCCCTTGGATTGATGGCTCCTCCGAGGAGGAGTCACGCGACGGGATGATGCGCGCAGTCGATGAATTGAATGATTATCTCGACAATATCATGGTCGATTACGGCATCGAGGCCGATCAATTGGCGCTCGTTGGCTTTTCCCAAGGCACGATGATGTCGCTGCATGTTGCGCCTCGTCGCGAGGATGCGATGGCCTGTGTTGTCGGCTTCTCGGGCCGCCTTTTGGAACCTGAAATGCTCGGAGACGAGATGCGGGTGAAAATGCCGGTGTTGTTGCTGCATGGCGATGAGGACGACGTCGTGCCGCCGCAAGCGCTGCCCGAAGCCGGTCAGGCGTTGCAGGACGCGGGGTTTGAAACCTACGCCCATATCATGCGCGGCACGGGACACGGGATTTCGCCGGATGGGCTTTCCGTGGCCTTGGCGTTTTTGCGTGAAAAACTGGGCTATGACGTGCCTGCCAAAGGTTAA
- a CDS encoding MFS transporter, whose amino-acid sequence MPEHAMPEHVLTADPSRARRNVYILVMAQAFLGAQMSMIFIIGGLAGQSLAKNLCFATLPISAIVLGSMLAATPLSAAMQRYGRRAGFWIGTSSGAIGASIGAVALLQQNFWLFVVGGLFTGVYQSSQGFFRFAATDTADDAFKPKAISYVLAGGLASAIIGPQLVKLTSQAMVVPFLGTYLAVIAINIIGSALFLFLRIPKPPVSVHGHVVGRTRRELLREPRVLVAIIVAMVSYALMNLVMTSTPLAVVGCGFEQNTAADVVSAHVLAMFIPSFFTGFLITKFGVERIMATGLLILGTAGIVGMMGVNIENFFVALVLLGVGWNFGFIGATAMLSSSHEPSERGRIQGLNDLMVFGGVTVASLASGGLMNCSGGSAQDGWTAVNLAMIPLLTLAGGALIWLWMQPKSK is encoded by the coding sequence ATGCCCGAGCACGCCATGCCAGAACACGTCCTGACCGCCGATCCCTCCCGCGCCCGTCGCAACGTGTACATCCTTGTGATGGCGCAGGCCTTTTTGGGCGCACAGATGTCGATGATCTTCATCATTGGCGGGCTGGCCGGGCAATCTTTGGCCAAAAACCTGTGCTTTGCCACCTTGCCGATCTCCGCGATCGTGTTGGGCTCGATGTTAGCCGCGACGCCTTTGTCGGCGGCGATGCAGCGCTATGGCCGCCGCGCCGGATTTTGGATCGGCACCAGTTCTGGTGCGATTGGTGCCTCCATCGGGGCCGTGGCGCTGTTGCAGCAAAACTTTTGGCTCTTTGTCGTTGGCGGATTGTTCACCGGGGTCTATCAATCGTCCCAAGGCTTCTTTCGCTTTGCCGCCACCGACACCGCCGATGATGCGTTCAAACCGAAAGCCATCTCCTATGTGCTCGCGGGTGGTTTGGCCTCGGCCATCATCGGCCCGCAATTGGTCAAACTCACCTCTCAAGCGATGGTCGTGCCCTTCCTTGGCACCTATTTGGCCGTGATCGCGATCAATATCATCGGCTCCGCGCTGTTCCTGTTCCTGCGCATCCCCAAACCGCCCGTCTCCGTGCATGGCCATGTCGTTGGCCGCACCCGGCGTGAGCTGTTGCGCGAACCTCGGGTCTTGGTGGCAATCATCGTTGCCATGGTGTCCTACGCCTTGATGAACTTGGTGATGACCTCCACGCCCTTGGCCGTGGTTGGCTGTGGCTTTGAACAAAACACCGCCGCCGATGTGGTCTCGGCCCATGTTTTGGCGATGTTCATCCCGTCCTTTTTCACCGGCTTTCTCATCACGAAATTTGGCGTCGAACGGATCATGGCCACCGGGCTTTTGATCCTTGGCACCGCCGGGATCGTCGGCATGATGGGCGTGAATATCGAAAATTTCTTTGTCGCTTTGGTGCTTTTGGGGGTCGGTTGGAACTTTGGCTTCATTGGTGCGACGGCGATGCTGTCTTCCTCGCATGAGCCCTCTGAACGCGGGCGCATTCAGGGCCTCAACGACCTCATGGTCTTTGGTGGCGTGACCGTGGCCTCGCTGGCCTCAGGTGGATTGATGAACTGTTCCGGCGGCTCGGCGCAGGACGGTTGGACCGCCGTCAACCTCGCGATGATCCCGCTGTTGACCTTGGCAGGCGGCGCGTTGATTTGGCTCTGGATGCAGCCGAAATCGAAATGA
- the cobA gene encoding uroporphyrinogen-III C-methyltransferase has product MTDSALTLPGGTWPTLEPGWVWLCGAGPGDPGLMTLHAIHALRQADVIVYDALVSPLILDWARPEAEQIYAGKRGGKPSAKQTDISLQLVDLARAGKRVLRLKGGDPFVFGRGGEEAQTLIQHGVNVRIVPGISAGIGGLAYAGIPVTHRDVNQSVTFVTGHDQRGETPDTLDWDALNRASGVLVIYMGMKHAPSIQKGLLDAGRPKDEPVAVVSQATTPNQQVLETTLGAMVDDIAANHMEPPAIICIGRSVLMRQVLDWQALARGEAPRNLDPLGRGKPAEER; this is encoded by the coding sequence ATGACCGACTCCGCGCTGACGCTTCCCGGTGGCACATGGCCCACCCTTGAACCCGGATGGGTTTGGCTTTGTGGCGCGGGTCCCGGTGATCCGGGGCTGATGACCTTGCATGCGATCCATGCCCTGCGTCAAGCGGATGTGATCGTCTATGACGCTTTGGTGTCGCCTTTGATCCTTGACTGGGCGCGCCCCGAGGCCGAACAGATTTACGCCGGGAAACGCGGTGGCAAACCCTCGGCAAAACAGACCGATATTTCGTTGCAACTCGTTGATTTGGCCCGCGCGGGCAAACGGGTGTTGCGACTCAAAGGTGGCGATCCCTTTGTCTTTGGTCGGGGCGGCGAAGAGGCGCAGACCCTCATCCAACACGGCGTCAATGTGCGCATTGTGCCGGGGATTTCGGCGGGGATCGGGGGCCTTGCCTATGCCGGCATCCCGGTGACGCATCGCGACGTCAATCAATCGGTGACCTTTGTCACCGGCCATGATCAGCGCGGTGAAACCCCGGACACGCTGGATTGGGACGCTTTGAACCGGGCGTCGGGCGTGTTGGTGATCTATATGGGGATGAAACACGCGCCCTCGATCCAAAAGGGTCTGTTGGACGCGGGTCGCCCAAAGGACGAACCTGTCGCTGTGGTGTCCCAAGCCACAACGCCGAACCAACAGGTGTTGGAAACCACTTTGGGCGCGATGGTGGACGACATTGCTGCCAACCACATGGAACCGCCCGCGATCATCTGTATCGGGCGCTCGGTGTTGATGCGTCAGGTGTTGGATTGGCAAGCCCTGGCCCGTGGCGAAGCGCCGCGCAATCTTGACCCGCTGGGACGTGGCAAACCCGCCGAGGAGCGGTGA
- a CDS encoding ATP-binding cassette domain-containing protein: MTGLVGRNGSGKSTVLNFIAGRIGAPLVTGLCTCSHPVRLLDQQAALSVRVMDLFGVSEPLMDLRRAVRGEPTKAAFEAIDWALEERLWAQLDRFGLSDVELSRTLGALSGGQQLRARLAALFFEAPEIVLLDEPTNALDRDGQAMVAQALRDHSRIHGGIALVASHDRQLLDHMDRIVSLDPDGGVTVFGGGWTAFAAARDADLARLQQASTRIQRQEKQSEAKRREAAARQDRRARQGRQLRDGSQSKMLLDKAKEGAQNSASARISAERRKLAAQEGKQAEIARQIEVKTPVHMDFPEVSLPPSKQILQLEDAVFAVGGQHIGPINLSMVGPARLRVSGPNGAGKSTLLRAVAGEIAPISGQVTRSVSCAVLDQNGGFSEESGSLIAAAEQAFPTLAKAQMRACLARAGFRGDAVHAPVQGLSGGEKMRARIALLGAGPEVPPLLLLDEPTNHLDLTALEALEIGVSHWRGAMIVVTHDDVFAQKMAFTGEVSGPFA, translated from the coding sequence GTGACCGGGCTTGTTGGGCGCAATGGATCGGGGAAATCCACAGTTTTAAATTTCATCGCGGGCCGGATTGGCGCGCCTTTGGTGACGGGTTTATGCACCTGTTCCCATCCTGTGCGGCTGTTGGATCAACAGGCCGCGCTCTCGGTGCGTGTGATGGATCTCTTCGGGGTTTCGGAGCCGCTCATGGATTTGCGTCGCGCTGTGCGGGGTGAACCGACCAAAGCGGCGTTCGAGGCGATAGATTGGGCCCTCGAAGAGCGGCTTTGGGCGCAGCTTGATCGGTTCGGCCTGTCGGATGTGGAGCTCAGCCGCACGCTCGGTGCGCTGTCCGGCGGTCAACAGCTTCGCGCCCGTTTGGCGGCGTTGTTTTTTGAGGCGCCGGAGATTGTTCTCCTTGATGAGCCGACCAATGCATTGGACCGGGACGGGCAGGCGATGGTGGCGCAGGCTCTGCGCGACCACAGTCGCATTCATGGCGGCATCGCGCTCGTCGCCAGCCATGATCGTCAGCTTTTGGATCACATGGACCGGATTGTGTCGTTAGACCCGGACGGTGGCGTCACGGTGTTTGGCGGTGGCTGGACGGCGTTCGCGGCGGCACGGGACGCGGATTTGGCGCGGCTGCAACAGGCGTCCACGCGCATACAGCGTCAGGAAAAGCAGAGCGAGGCAAAACGGCGCGAGGCCGCCGCGCGTCAAGACCGCCGGGCCCGCCAAGGGCGACAGCTCCGCGACGGGTCGCAGTCGAAAATGCTTTTGGACAAGGCCAAAGAGGGCGCGCAAAACAGTGCGTCGGCGCGGATCTCGGCAGAAAGGCGCAAACTGGCGGCGCAGGAGGGCAAGCAGGCAGAGATCGCCCGTCAGATCGAGGTCAAAACCCCGGTGCATATGGATTTTCCCGAGGTTTCTCTGCCGCCATCAAAGCAGATTTTACAACTTGAAGATGCGGTGTTTGCGGTTGGGGGTCAGCACATTGGGCCGATCAATCTGAGCATGGTCGGCCCGGCGCGGTTGCGCGTCTCTGGGCCAAACGGGGCCGGGAAATCAACGCTTTTGCGGGCGGTTGCCGGGGAAATTGCACCGATTTCGGGGCAAGTGACCCGATCCGTGTCCTGTGCGGTTCTGGATCAAAATGGCGGGTTTTCCGAAGAGTCTGGGTCTTTGATCGCGGCTGCGGAACAGGCCTTTCCAACGCTTGCCAAAGCACAGATGCGCGCATGTCTGGCCCGCGCCGGGTTTCGCGGCGATGCGGTTCATGCGCCGGTACAGGGGCTGTCGGGGGGTGAAAAGATGCGTGCGAGGATTGCGCTTTTGGGCGCGGGGCCTGAGGTGCCACCGCTTTTACTGCTTGATGAACCGACAAATCACCTTGATCTCACGGCCCTTGAGGCGCTTGAGATTGGGGTGTCACACTGGCGTGGTGCGATGATTGTGGTGACGCATGATGACGTGTTTGCCCAAAAAATGGCGTTTACGGGAGAGGTTTCGGGCCCCTTTGCTTAA
- a CDS encoding cobalt-precorrin-6A reductase, producing MILLLAGTTEARNLAGYMAEAGVKTVASLAGVTRAPLPMAVETRVGGFGGDAGFEAYLDRAGITAVIDATHPFAAKITARTARICAARGLPYLRYERPGWRSRPGDAWHEVADYAGLSAIIPVGARVFLATGRQSLSQMAHLADRHLICRVIDPPEGAFPYPNGAFVIGRPPFSEDTEIEALRALNPNWMVVKNAGGASGRAKLDAARRLGISVAMIARPAVPAGIERREQVLDALEWAEAHGRT from the coding sequence ATGATCCTTTTATTGGCGGGCACAACGGAAGCGCGCAACCTTGCGGGGTATATGGCGGAGGCGGGGGTCAAAACCGTGGCCTCCTTGGCCGGGGTGACGCGCGCGCCATTGCCGATGGCGGTGGAGACACGGGTCGGCGGCTTTGGCGGTGACGCCGGGTTTGAGGCCTATTTGGACAGGGCGGGCATCACCGCGGTGATTGACGCGACCCATCCGTTTGCGGCCAAGATCACCGCCCGCACCGCGCGGATCTGTGCCGCGCGCGGCCTGCCGTATCTGCGCTATGAGCGGCCCGGTTGGCGCTCGCGTCCAGGGGATGCCTGGCATGAAGTGGCGGATTACGCGGGCTTGTCGGCGATCATCCCGGTGGGCGCGCGGGTGTTTTTGGCAACCGGGCGGCAAAGCCTGTCCCAGATGGCGCATTTGGCGGATCGGCATTTGATTTGCCGGGTGATTGACCCACCTGAGGGGGCGTTTCCCTATCCGAATGGAGCCTTTGTCATCGGGCGGCCGCCGTTTTCCGAAGACACGGAAATCGAGGCCCTGCGCGCGCTCAACCCCAATTGGATGGTGGTGAAAAACGCTGGTGGCGCGTCTGGACGCGCGAAATTGGACGCCGCGCGCCGCCTTGGGATTTCGGTGGCGATGATCGCTCGGCCAGCGGTGCCTGCGGGGATTGAGCGGCGCGAACAGGTGCTCGATGCGCTGGAATGGGCCGAGGCACATGGGCGCACATAG
- a CDS encoding DNA-3-methyladenine glycosylase family protein — protein sequence MGAHRIITCAADVSEGAAWLAGYDPRFAQALTLTGPLPLRRNKDGFEPLFAAIVSQQISVAAANGIWARLKAAKLTGPRKIMWAREDELRTCGLSRQKVRYAKALAEARIDFRALRDAPTRDVIATLVDVPGIGVWTAEIYAMFSLGHADVFAPGDLALQEAAKILFDLPERPKERVMRQMAEDWTPWRAVAARLLWAYYRVQKQREGVR from the coding sequence ATGGGCGCACATAGGATCATCACCTGCGCTGCCGATGTCTCCGAAGGGGCCGCGTGGCTGGCCGGGTATGACCCGCGTTTTGCTCAGGCCTTGACCCTGACCGGGCCTTTGCCACTCAGACGCAACAAAGACGGGTTCGAACCCCTTTTCGCTGCGATTGTCAGCCAACAAATCTCCGTCGCTGCCGCCAATGGCATCTGGGCGCGGCTCAAAGCCGCCAAACTGACCGGGCCGCGTAAGATTATGTGGGCCCGCGAGGACGAACTGCGCACCTGTGGCCTGTCGCGGCAAAAGGTGCGCTATGCCAAAGCCTTGGCCGAGGCGCGGATTGATTTTCGCGCACTCAGGGACGCACCGACACGCGATGTGATTGCCACGCTGGTTGATGTGCCGGGGATTGGCGTGTGGACCGCTGAAATTTACGCGATGTTCTCATTGGGTCATGCCGATGTCTTTGCGCCCGGTGATTTGGCGCTGCAAGAAGCGGCAAAGATCCTGTTTGATCTGCCGGAGCGGCCAAAGGAGCGGGTCATGCGGCAGATGGCCGAAGACTGGACCCCATGGCGCGCGGTTGCGGCGCGGCTGCTTTGGGCCTACTACCGGGTGCAGAAACAGCGCGAAGGCGTGCGGTGA
- a CDS encoding cobyrinate a,c-diamide synthase yields the protein MTRGLLIAAPSSGSGKTTLTLGLLRALSRRGPPVRGAKSGPDYIDPRFHEAACGAPCPNLDAWAMRPDRLHDLAQGANADDTVIIEGAMGLFDGAPPAGKGACADLARLFNLPVILVVDASRMAGSVAPLVAGFSAHDPSVRVAGVILNKVGSERHKTMLLRALAPSGIPVFGALPRSMTLTHPDRHLGLVQAGERPDLDAFLDAAADAVEAALDVDAILALAAPITGTEHSPRTPPPAQSIAVARDQAFAFAYPHLLNDWREQGAEIRFFSPLANAAPPPCDLVYLPGGYPELHAGRLAASHVFLQGLREAAARRTIYGECGGYMVLGDGMIDADGVRHKMAGLLALETSFAARKLHLGYRHAVAQAGPFPGPWSAHEFHYASTIKATGQPLFEVRDAENTDLGPQGLINGSVSGSFLHLIDRA from the coding sequence ATGACGCGCGGGCTGTTGATCGCCGCGCCGAGTTCCGGGTCTGGCAAAACCACGCTGACCCTTGGCCTTTTGCGCGCGCTCTCGCGGCGCGGCCCCCCCGTGCGTGGCGCAAAATCCGGCCCTGATTACATTGATCCGCGCTTTCACGAGGCCGCTTGTGGTGCGCCCTGTCCGAATTTGGACGCTTGGGCGATGCGACCGGATCGGTTGCATGATTTGGCTCAGGGCGCAAATGCCGACGACACAGTGATCATCGAAGGCGCAATGGGCCTGTTTGATGGCGCGCCGCCCGCGGGCAAAGGCGCATGCGCCGATCTGGCCCGGCTGTTCAACCTCCCGGTGATCTTAGTGGTCGATGCGTCGCGCATGGCCGGGTCTGTCGCGCCTCTGGTGGCGGGATTTTCGGCCCATGATCCAAGCGTGCGTGTTGCGGGCGTGATCCTCAACAAGGTCGGCTCCGAGCGCCACAAGACCATGCTGCTGCGCGCCTTGGCCCCCTCTGGCATCCCGGTGTTCGGCGCCCTGCCCCGATCCATGACATTGACCCACCCGGATCGCCACCTTGGTCTGGTTCAGGCCGGAGAACGCCCGGATTTAGACGCCTTTTTAGACGCCGCCGCCGATGCGGTGGAGGCGGCTTTGGACGTCGACGCGATCTTGGCACTGGCCGCCCCGATCACAGGCACGGAGCACAGCCCGCGCACCCCGCCCCCGGCGCAAAGCATCGCCGTGGCCCGCGATCAAGCCTTTGCCTTTGCCTATCCGCATCTGTTGAACGATTGGCGTGAGCAAGGCGCAGAAATTCGTTTCTTTTCACCGCTGGCCAACGCCGCCCCGCCGCCTTGCGATCTGGTCTATCTGCCCGGCGGCTACCCGGAGTTGCACGCCGGACGCCTCGCCGCCTCGCATGTGTTTTTGCAAGGCCTGCGCGAAGCGGCGGCACGGCGCACAATCTATGGCGAATGTGGCGGCTATATGGTGTTAGGCGATGGCATGATTGACGCAGACGGGGTGCGGCACAAAATGGCCGGGCTTTTGGCGCTTGAGACCTCCTTTGCCGCGCGCAAATTGCATTTGGGCTATCGTCACGCTGTGGCACAGGCCGGGCCATTTCCTGGCCCATGGAGCGCGCATGAATTCCACTATGCCAGCACGATCAAAGCCACGGGTCAGCCGCTTTTTGAGGTGCGCGATGCCGAAAACACCGATCTTGGGCCGCAAGGTTTGATCAACGGGTCGGTGTCCGGGTCATTCCTGCACCTGATTGATCGGGCATAG
- a CDS encoding cobalt-precorrin-5B (C(1))-methyltransferase: MTDVIKPLRRGWTTGACATAATRAALMALWGEGFPDKVRITLPKGERPEFALSYRAEGAGWAEVGIIKDAGDDPDVTHGAEIRARVAVSSGGVVFKAGEGVGMVTKPGLPIPPGDPAINPVPRQMMTDQVAEMASRLAQSPDIEITISIPGGAEIAQKTWNPRLGIQGGLSVLGTTGIVRPFSCAAWIASIHRGIDVARAEGLAHVAGCTGATSERVVRGLYDLPEGAMLDMGDFAGGMLKYLAKHPVPRVTIGGGIGKIAKLAQGEMDLHSKRAQVDFDFWASEMNDPDLAQSNTALEMYERCGADFARLVAQKALAAVDARFGGGATTFDIVVIDRKGEIIGQAE, encoded by the coding sequence ATGACGGATGTGATCAAACCTTTGCGCCGGGGCTGGACCACCGGGGCCTGTGCGACGGCGGCGACCCGCGCGGCGTTGATGGCGTTATGGGGCGAAGGATTTCCCGATAAGGTGCGGATCACCTTGCCCAAAGGCGAGCGGCCGGAATTTGCACTCTCATATCGCGCTGAGGGGGCAGGCTGGGCCGAGGTCGGCATCATCAAGGACGCGGGGGATGACCCCGATGTCACCCACGGTGCGGAAATTCGTGCGCGTGTTGCTGTGTCATCTGGCGGCGTGGTGTTCAAAGCGGGCGAGGGCGTCGGCATGGTGACCAAACCCGGCTTGCCGATCCCGCCCGGAGACCCCGCAATCAACCCGGTGCCGCGTCAAATGATGACGGATCAAGTCGCGGAAATGGCATCGCGACTGGCCCAATCCCCCGATATTGAAATCACGATTTCGATCCCCGGTGGGGCCGAGATTGCGCAAAAAACATGGAACCCCCGGCTGGGCATCCAAGGCGGATTGTCGGTTCTGGGCACCACGGGCATTGTGCGACCGTTTTCCTGCGCGGCGTGGATTGCCTCGATCCATCGCGGCATTGATGTGGCGCGCGCCGAGGGGCTGGCCCATGTGGCCGGCTGCACCGGTGCGACGTCTGAACGGGTGGTGCGCGGGCTGTATGATTTGCCCGAAGGCGCGATGTTGGACATGGGCGATTTCGCCGGTGGGATGTTGAAATATCTGGCCAAACACCCGGTGCCACGCGTCACCATCGGCGGCGGCATTGGCAAAATCGCCAAGCTGGCGCAGGGCGAGATGGACCTGCATTCCAAACGCGCGCAGGTCGATTTCGACTTTTGGGCCAGTGAGATGAATGACCCGGATCTTGCACAATCGAACACGGCACTGGAGATGTATGAGCGATGCGGGGCTGACTTTGCCCGTCTGGTCGCGCAAAAGGCCTTGGCGGCGGTCGACGCGCGGTTTGGTGGAGGAGCCACCACGTTTGACATCGTGGTGATTGACCGCAAAGGCGAGATTATAGGACAGGCAGAATGA
- a CDS encoding HNH endonuclease, whose product MDGDFRTHFVREPNAVKAHSALVLNADYRPLSYYPLSLWPWQEAVKAVFLDRVDIVAEYDDYVHSPSCRIKIPSVVVLKDYVKPQKRVAFTRFNLFLRDEFCCQYCGSRGDLTFDHVIPRARGGITSWENVVAACSPCNLKKGSKSLRQVGMSLRKPPRPPVSEELRNMGRKFPPNHLHESWIDYLYWDSELDA is encoded by the coding sequence ATGGACGGAGATTTCAGAACACATTTTGTGCGTGAACCGAATGCGGTGAAGGCTCATTCCGCCTTGGTGCTCAATGCGGATTATCGGCCTTTGTCCTACTACCCGCTGTCGCTTTGGCCGTGGCAAGAAGCGGTGAAGGCGGTGTTTTTGGACCGGGTGGATATTGTCGCCGAATATGACGATTACGTGCACAGTCCGAGTTGCAGGATCAAAATCCCCTCTGTTGTCGTCCTTAAAGATTATGTCAAACCTCAAAAGCGCGTGGCCTTCACGCGCTTTAATTTGTTTTTAAGGGATGAATTTTGCTGCCAATACTGCGGCTCACGCGGCGATTTGACCTTTGACCATGTGATCCCGCGCGCCCGTGGTGGGATTACGTCTTGGGAAAATGTGGTGGCGGCCTGTTCGCCATGTAACCTGAAGAAAGGGTCAAAATCCCTGCGTCAGGTGGGCATGTCTTTGCGCAAACCGCCACGCCCGCCGGTGTCCGAGGAGTTGCGCAATATGGGGCGGAAATTTCCGCCAAACCATTTGCACGAAAGCTGGATCGACTATCTCTATTGGGACAGCGAATTGGACGCCTGA